A single region of the Polymorphum gilvum SL003B-26A1 genome encodes:
- a CDS encoding gallate dioxygenase yields the protein MARIIGGIGSSHVPTIGVAYDKNKQDHPAWAPLFKGFEPAFKWLEEKKPDVLIVFYNDHLNAFFYDLYPTFAVGVAEQYDVADEGAGRRPLPMLPGHPGLARHIAEQLVNDEFDLSVFQDRPLDHGVFSPLPLLWPHDDKWPGAVIPIEVNVVQYPLPTAMRCFKLGQALRRAVESYPEDLTVAVVGTGGLSHQIHGERTGFNNTEWDIRFIDLIEKDPMTLARMKHVDYIRLGGAESVEVIMWLAMRGALSDDITKVHQNYYLATTTAMTVLVFEENDPAADTGRTAIRTGNPQLEGASEIEGTYVFDIQTATKRINLNRFFWNMKNPEFRATFSADEAAACRKAGLTPEETRMVAERDWIGLVRYGANFFVLEKFARLVGETNLEVYAEMRGETFEEFLATRQVPDAR from the coding sequence ATGGCTCGGATTATCGGTGGCATCGGTTCCTCGCACGTGCCGACGATCGGTGTCGCATACGATAAGAACAAGCAAGACCATCCTGCATGGGCACCGCTGTTCAAGGGCTTCGAGCCGGCCTTCAAGTGGCTGGAAGAGAAGAAGCCTGACGTTCTGATCGTCTTCTACAACGACCACCTGAACGCGTTCTTCTACGACCTCTACCCTACCTTCGCCGTCGGCGTCGCCGAGCAGTACGACGTGGCCGACGAAGGCGCCGGGCGGCGGCCTCTGCCGATGCTGCCAGGTCATCCGGGCCTGGCGCGCCACATTGCCGAACAACTGGTGAACGACGAGTTCGACCTGTCGGTGTTCCAGGACCGGCCGCTCGACCACGGCGTCTTTTCGCCCTTGCCGCTGCTGTGGCCGCACGACGACAAGTGGCCGGGCGCAGTAATCCCGATCGAGGTCAACGTGGTGCAGTATCCGCTGCCGACGGCGATGCGCTGCTTCAAGCTCGGCCAGGCGTTGCGCCGAGCGGTGGAGTCCTATCCCGAGGACCTGACGGTTGCCGTCGTCGGAACCGGTGGCCTGTCGCATCAGATCCACGGTGAACGCACCGGCTTCAACAACACCGAATGGGACATACGCTTCATCGATCTGATCGAGAAGGATCCGATGACGCTCGCGAGGATGAAGCATGTCGACTATATCCGCCTCGGCGGCGCGGAAAGCGTTGAGGTCATCATGTGGCTCGCCATGCGCGGTGCGCTGAGCGACGACATCACAAAGGTCCACCAGAACTACTATCTGGCCACGACCACGGCCATGACCGTGCTCGTCTTCGAGGAAAACGACCCGGCTGCCGACACCGGCAGGACGGCGATCCGGACCGGCAATCCCCAATTGGAAGGAGCTTCGGAGATCGAGGGCACCTACGTCTTCGACATCCAGACCGCGACGAAGCGCATCAACCTCAACCGCTTCTTCTGGAACATGAAAAATCCGGAGTTTCGGGCCACTTTCAGCGCGGACGAGGCGGCAGCCTGCCGCAAGGCCGGTCTGACGCCCGAAGAGACGAGAATGGTCGCCGAGCGGGACTGGATCGGCCTCGTTCGGTACGGGGCCAACTTCTTCGTTCTGGAGAAATTCGCCCGCCTGGTCGGCGAGACCAATCTCGAAGTCTATGCCGAAATGCGCGGCGAAACCTTCGAGGAATTTCTCGCGACCCGTCAGGTGCCGGACGCCCGCTAG
- a CDS encoding helix-turn-helix domain-containing protein, with product MDPLLDSRGRGILVPGQPQAIEVLPDTEAVSIHTALSPVAWTLRGTRNRAFILVTGQGELDMGATLLPLTGPCALWLPAGRPARLKLKSGSRGAALTVPELALGRAVPSGPVGRQVRDALFHPIIGTRLTPALALDIAQSIEAVGQELRSGQPGAQEAARHHLVLVLMALWRISSPQPLKVQAAPRTIVRNFLHLMELHLRDHWTVADYARFLSVSRARLTSAVKRATGRTPLELLHERLVIEAETLLAESHLQVTEIADALGFKDPGYFNRFFKRETGRPPGRVRKAEGRMPIHRPNFAEWP from the coding sequence ATGGATCCTCTTCTCGACAGCCGCGGCCGCGGGATCCTGGTGCCCGGCCAGCCGCAAGCCATCGAAGTGCTCCCGGACACGGAAGCGGTGTCGATCCACACCGCACTGTCGCCGGTCGCCTGGACGCTGCGCGGCACGCGCAATCGCGCGTTTATTCTGGTGACCGGACAAGGAGAGCTCGACATGGGCGCCACGCTCCTGCCGCTGACCGGACCCTGCGCGCTGTGGCTGCCGGCCGGCCGGCCCGCGCGGCTGAAACTGAAGTCCGGCTCACGCGGGGCGGCATTGACGGTGCCGGAACTGGCGCTCGGGCGCGCGGTCCCCTCCGGCCCGGTCGGCCGTCAGGTCCGGGACGCGCTGTTCCATCCGATCATCGGCACGCGCCTCACTCCGGCGCTGGCCCTGGACATCGCCCAATCGATCGAAGCAGTCGGCCAGGAACTGCGCTCGGGGCAGCCCGGCGCCCAGGAGGCGGCGCGTCATCATCTCGTGTTGGTGTTGATGGCACTCTGGCGCATCTCCAGTCCCCAGCCCCTGAAGGTACAGGCGGCTCCGCGCACTATCGTGCGCAACTTCCTGCATCTGATGGAACTGCACCTGCGTGACCACTGGACGGTTGCCGACTACGCCCGCTTTCTCAGCGTGTCGCGTGCTCGGCTCACCAGCGCGGTCAAACGCGCGACCGGCCGCACGCCGCTGGAGTTGCTCCACGAACGGCTGGTCATCGAGGCTGAGACGCTGCTGGCGGAATCCCACCTCCAGGTTACGGAGATCGCCGATGCCTTGGGGTTCAAGGATCCCGGCTACTTCAACCGCTTCTTCAAGCGCGAGACCGGCAGACCGCCGGGGCGCGTGCGCAAGGCCGAGGGCCGGATGCCGATCCACCGACCGAACTTCGCCGAATGGCCGTGA
- a CDS encoding ABC transporter ATP-binding protein has protein sequence MALLEIETLTSGYGEAIVLEEMSLAIAESEGLAVLGRNGVGKTTLMLAIMGHIRQFGGTVRWSGRDISRLPANARVHLGIGWVPQERDIFKSLTVEENLMVAERVGRFDAAAIYDLFPRLRERRRNMGDKLSGGEQQMLAIGRALMTNPKLLLLDEPFEGLAPIIVEELEDTIRRLRRDYGFATVIVEQHAEDALRLSDRAIVLDRGRIVLEGLAQDLLDDFDSVQRWIAV, from the coding sequence ATGGCGCTGCTTGAGATTGAGACCCTGACCTCGGGTTACGGCGAGGCCATCGTCCTGGAGGAGATGAGCCTTGCCATCGCGGAGAGCGAAGGACTGGCCGTGCTCGGACGCAACGGCGTCGGCAAGACCACCTTGATGCTCGCCATCATGGGGCACATACGCCAGTTTGGCGGCACTGTGCGCTGGTCGGGCAGGGACATCTCCCGCCTGCCCGCCAACGCGCGGGTTCATCTCGGCATCGGCTGGGTGCCGCAGGAGCGCGACATCTTCAAGTCGCTCACCGTCGAGGAGAACCTGATGGTCGCCGAACGCGTCGGGCGTTTCGATGCTGCTGCAATCTACGATCTGTTTCCTCGGCTGCGCGAACGTCGCCGGAACATGGGCGACAAGCTGTCGGGCGGCGAACAGCAGATGCTGGCGATCGGGCGTGCGCTGATGACCAATCCGAAGCTGCTCCTGCTCGATGAACCGTTCGAGGGTCTCGCCCCGATCATCGTCGAGGAACTGGAAGACACGATCCGGCGTCTCAGGCGCGATTACGGCTTTGCCACGGTGATCGTGGAACAGCACGCCGAGGATGCGTTGCGACTGAGCGACCGGGCCATCGTGCTCGACCGCGGCCGCATCGTGCTGGAAGGTCTGGCCCAGGATTTGCTCGACGACTTCGACAGCGTGCAGAGGTGGATCGCCGTCTAG
- a CDS encoding branched-chain amino acid ABC transporter permease, whose amino-acid sequence MSGALTVVVDGIAYGMLLFLFSIGLSITLGLMRFVNLAHGAFAMCGGYVAVMLLNRFGVPFLLTLPAAFVGAGLIGMVAERTVIRHVYGMPELRQVLFSIGLAFAAGAIANILFGPQQQPVLLPAALTMRIEVFGVGTTVYRLFVTFCGIVAVVGLTYLFNNTRFGAKVRAAVDSRRTAEGIGINVDRLFVMAFGLGAAFAGLGGALGVGIVGLDPSFPFKYLVIVLMVVVIGGPGSILGSFAAANFLGVTDAVFKYLVPEVGSFVIYGLLVLVLIFFPKGLAGRTQ is encoded by the coding sequence ATGTCGGGCGCCCTCACCGTCGTCGTGGACGGCATCGCCTACGGGATGCTGCTGTTCCTCTTCTCCATCGGACTGTCGATCACGCTCGGCCTGATGCGTTTCGTCAATCTCGCCCACGGCGCGTTCGCCATGTGCGGGGGATATGTGGCGGTGATGCTGCTCAACCGGTTCGGCGTGCCGTTCTTGCTCACCTTGCCCGCAGCCTTCGTGGGTGCCGGGTTGATCGGGATGGTCGCCGAACGCACTGTGATCCGGCATGTCTATGGCATGCCGGAGCTCCGGCAGGTCCTGTTCTCGATCGGCCTTGCCTTTGCGGCAGGGGCGATCGCGAACATCCTGTTCGGTCCCCAGCAGCAGCCGGTGCTGCTGCCTGCCGCACTGACCATGCGGATCGAAGTGTTCGGCGTCGGAACCACGGTCTACCGCCTGTTCGTCACCTTCTGCGGCATCGTCGCCGTGGTCGGACTGACCTACCTGTTCAACAATACGCGCTTTGGAGCCAAGGTGCGGGCTGCCGTCGACAGCCGCCGTACGGCCGAGGGCATCGGCATCAACGTCGACCGCCTGTTCGTGATGGCCTTCGGTCTCGGCGCTGCTTTCGCGGGTCTCGGCGGCGCACTCGGCGTCGGCATCGTCGGGCTCGATCCGAGCTTTCCCTTCAAGTACCTGGTCATCGTGCTGATGGTCGTGGTGATCGGAGGGCCCGGTTCGATCCTCGGCTCCTTCGCGGCGGCCAATTTCCTCGGCGTGACCGATGCAGTGTTCAAGTACTTGGTGCCGGAGGTCGGCTCCTTCGTGATCTACGGACTGCTTGTGCTCGTGCTGATCTTCTTCCCCAAGGGCCTTGCCGGGAGAACCCAATGA
- a CDS encoding branched-chain amino acid ABC transporter permease: MRTTFGIAAVAAVFLALALAPFHLGTYGVGLLIGLTGYVTLASAWALFSGPTRFVSLATVAFFGIGAYTTAVLYEVLPPVLVLAVAGLIGFIVALVVGLSTLRLAGVYFVIFTFGLAELVRQLVTWYEVNVTGTLGRYLFVDFGPEVVYWQLLALCAVTIGLSFLIQRSRLGLALKMIGDDEVVAEHCGLPTARVKLALFAVSSVIITLVGAIQAPRWTYIEPTIVFNPTISFLTLIMALLGGAGRLWGPVVGAVPLFLLFEWLSANFPNHYSIILGLLFMAIVFVLPRGVLEFLEGLVRRQRSGRRETPFKGEVAS, translated from the coding sequence ATGAGAACCACCTTCGGCATTGCCGCCGTCGCGGCGGTCTTCCTGGCGCTGGCCTTGGCGCCGTTTCACCTCGGTACCTACGGCGTCGGCTTGCTGATCGGCCTGACTGGCTACGTCACGCTGGCCAGTGCGTGGGCGCTGTTCTCCGGACCGACGCGGTTCGTCTCGCTGGCCACCGTCGCCTTCTTCGGCATCGGCGCCTACACCACCGCAGTGCTCTACGAAGTGCTGCCGCCGGTGCTTGTCCTGGCCGTGGCCGGCCTGATCGGCTTCATCGTCGCGCTGGTGGTCGGCTTGTCGACCCTGCGCCTCGCCGGTGTCTATTTCGTCATCTTCACCTTCGGCTTGGCAGAGCTCGTGCGGCAGCTGGTCACATGGTACGAGGTCAACGTGACCGGCACGCTCGGCCGCTACCTGTTCGTCGATTTCGGCCCGGAAGTCGTCTACTGGCAGTTGCTCGCTCTGTGTGCCGTCACCATCGGCCTGTCGTTCCTGATCCAGCGCAGCCGGCTCGGCCTTGCCTTGAAGATGATCGGCGACGACGAGGTCGTGGCCGAGCACTGCGGTCTGCCGACGGCGCGGGTCAAGCTGGCGCTGTTTGCGGTCAGCTCGGTCATCATCACGCTGGTCGGGGCGATCCAGGCGCCGCGCTGGACGTATATCGAGCCGACCATCGTCTTCAATCCGACCATCTCGTTCCTGACGCTGATCATGGCGCTGCTCGGCGGGGCAGGGCGGCTGTGGGGGCCGGTAGTCGGCGCCGTGCCGCTGTTCCTGCTGTTCGAATGGCTGTCGGCAAACTTCCCGAACCACTATTCGATCATCCTCGGCCTGCTGTTCATGGCCATCGTCTTCGTGCTGCCGCGCGGGGTTCTGGAGTTCCTGGAGGGCCTTGTCCGGCGGCAGCGTTCTGGCCGCAGGGAAACCCCGTTCAAGGGCGAGGTGGCGTCATGA
- a CDS encoding amino acid ABC transporter substrate-binding protein, whose product MTTGKGRLRLPTLAMLAAAAGLAATGAFAQDQRTSVKIGYAVSMTGPNAGGAGMTTIPNYKLWLSDVAANGGLELPDGSKLPVEVIEYDDRSSAEEVVRAVERLAGQDKVDFILPPWGTGFNLAAAPLFDRYGYPQLAVSSVTDKAPEFVKRWSKSFWFLGGGRDYAGALAKLVADQVEQGAVNSKVAMISVADGFGIDLVTAARPAFKDAGLEVAYDRTYPVGTQDFTALLNEAAASGADTFVAFSYPPDTFAMTQQAQIASFNPKILYLGVGAGFPTFGRNLGDKAEGVMTLGGIDITNERNMAYRERHKELNGEYPDLWGSVITYASLQMLQEAIKRVGLDRDAVARELSTGTFDTVLGETRLEDNQLRQLWLVGQWQNGHLVGVEPADRPGASKPVLPKKPWN is encoded by the coding sequence ATGACCACTGGAAAGGGTAGGCTGCGCCTGCCGACACTTGCCATGCTTGCGGCCGCTGCCGGCCTTGCCGCCACCGGCGCCTTCGCGCAGGACCAACGCACATCCGTCAAGATCGGATATGCCGTCTCCATGACCGGCCCGAATGCCGGCGGAGCGGGCATGACCACCATTCCCAACTACAAGCTCTGGCTATCCGACGTTGCCGCCAACGGTGGGCTCGAACTGCCCGACGGGTCCAAGCTGCCGGTCGAGGTGATCGAGTACGACGATCGTTCCAGTGCCGAGGAAGTGGTGCGGGCGGTCGAGCGTCTGGCCGGCCAGGACAAGGTCGACTTCATCCTGCCGCCCTGGGGCACCGGTTTCAACCTTGCCGCCGCGCCGTTGTTCGACCGCTACGGCTACCCGCAACTCGCCGTCTCCTCGGTCACCGACAAGGCGCCGGAATTCGTCAAACGCTGGTCGAAGAGCTTCTGGTTCCTCGGCGGCGGTCGCGATTATGCCGGTGCGCTCGCCAAGCTCGTCGCCGATCAGGTCGAGCAGGGTGCTGTCAATTCCAAGGTGGCTATGATCTCGGTGGCCGACGGGTTCGGCATCGATCTGGTGACAGCGGCCCGTCCGGCTTTCAAGGACGCCGGGCTGGAGGTCGCCTATGACCGCACCTACCCGGTCGGCACGCAGGACTTCACCGCGTTGCTGAACGAGGCGGCTGCCTCGGGTGCCGACACCTTCGTCGCCTTCTCCTACCCGCCCGACACCTTTGCCATGACCCAGCAGGCGCAGATCGCGTCGTTCAACCCGAAGATCCTGTATCTCGGTGTCGGAGCAGGTTTTCCGACCTTTGGCCGGAACCTTGGCGACAAGGCCGAGGGCGTCATGACGCTCGGTGGGATCGACATCACCAACGAGCGCAACATGGCCTATCGCGAACGCCACAAGGAGTTGAACGGTGAGTATCCCGACCTGTGGGGCAGCGTGATCACCTATGCCAGCCTGCAGATGCTGCAGGAGGCCATCAAGCGGGTCGGCCTCGACCGTGACGCGGTTGCCAGGGAACTGTCGACCGGCACCTTCGACACGGTGCTCGGCGAGACCAGGCTTGAGGACAACCAACTGCGCCAGCTCTGGCTGGTCGGTCAGTGGCAGAACGGCCATCTCGTGGGCGTGGAACCGGCCGATCGTCCGGGCGCGTCGAAGCCGGTCCTGCCGAAGAAGCCCTGGAACTGA
- a CDS encoding creatininase family protein: MAGEDMFADTLAELTASQVQEAARSGAAALLPVGVIECHGPHLPTGTDAYTALKLCQLTRRYAAELGRRCVIAPPYYWGINGILNEFPGSFRIRAETAAALLSDVIGSLFANAFQDVLIVSHHGDRLHNEMIRDVLTELHVQGHTRARWLYAPFRWRMFERLGMSGEEPIWVPWAPTPALDDFKVTGILGVHADEYETAAMVRFFPDTVDYDALRGLPPTRLTLEDLQDWRKGGEDAKRLTPDGYFGAPNPIDPELWRHYDETARVMARAIL, encoded by the coding sequence ATGGCAGGCGAAGACATGTTTGCGGACACGCTGGCGGAACTGACCGCATCGCAGGTACAGGAGGCTGCCCGTTCGGGAGCGGCCGCGCTGCTGCCGGTCGGTGTGATCGAATGCCACGGTCCGCACCTGCCGACCGGCACCGATGCCTACACCGCCCTGAAGCTGTGCCAGCTGACCCGACGCTATGCCGCGGAGCTGGGCCGTCGCTGCGTCATCGCTCCACCCTACTACTGGGGCATCAACGGAATTCTCAACGAATTCCCCGGCAGTTTCCGCATCCGTGCCGAAACGGCGGCGGCGCTTCTGAGCGATGTTATCGGCTCGCTGTTCGCCAACGCGTTCCAGGACGTGCTCATCGTTAGCCACCATGGCGATCGGCTGCACAACGAGATGATCCGGGACGTCCTGACCGAACTGCACGTGCAAGGCCACACCAGGGCGCGATGGCTCTATGCACCGTTTCGCTGGCGCATGTTCGAGCGCCTCGGGATGAGCGGAGAAGAGCCGATCTGGGTACCCTGGGCGCCGACGCCGGCGCTCGACGACTTCAAGGTGACCGGCATCCTCGGCGTGCATGCGGACGAATACGAGACCGCGGCGATGGTCCGCTTCTTTCCCGATACCGTCGATTACGACGCCCTGCGCGGCCTTCCGCCGACTCGACTGACACTCGAGGACCTGCAGGACTGGCGCAAGGGCGGCGAAGACGCGAAACGGCTGACCCCGGACGGCTACTTCGGTGCGCCCAATCCGATCGATCCCGAACTGTGGCGCCACTACGACGAAACCGCGCGCGTGATGGCCAGAGCAATTCTGTAG
- a CDS encoding ABC transporter ATP-binding protein, translated as MKPAIETSGLTVSFGHFTAVDNVSLSVASGARHALIGPNGAGKTSLVHALTGGLPASGTVAIAGQDVSRMPQNTRVRCGLARTFQINRLFAGLTVLENVSLAIFERDRKTSNFWGVAAADRQVAEEARDHIAFAHLEDYADHRVHSLPYGVQRLVEIAIALATRPRVLVLDEPAAGVPAAQSEAIFERINALPRDLTLLFVEHDMNLVFRFAERITVLVGGKVLTEGTPAEISGDERVREVYLGRRGHHGAA; from the coding sequence TTGAAACCGGCCATCGAAACATCGGGGCTTACGGTCAGCTTCGGCCATTTCACCGCGGTCGACAACGTGAGTCTGTCGGTCGCCTCTGGAGCCCGTCACGCCCTGATCGGCCCGAACGGCGCCGGCAAGACCTCGCTGGTCCATGCCCTGACAGGGGGCCTCCCAGCCTCCGGCACGGTGGCCATTGCAGGTCAGGACGTGTCGCGCATGCCGCAGAACACGCGGGTGCGCTGCGGCCTGGCGCGCACCTTCCAGATCAACCGGCTGTTCGCCGGTCTGACCGTGCTCGAAAACGTCAGCCTCGCCATCTTTGAACGCGACCGCAAGACCAGCAACTTCTGGGGCGTGGCCGCTGCCGACCGCCAGGTCGCCGAGGAGGCGAGAGATCACATCGCCTTCGCCCATTTGGAAGATTACGCCGACCATCGGGTGCATTCGCTTCCCTATGGAGTTCAGCGGCTGGTGGAGATCGCGATCGCTCTAGCCACCAGGCCACGCGTCCTCGTTCTCGACGAACCGGCAGCCGGCGTTCCCGCGGCGCAGAGCGAGGCGATTTTCGAGCGCATCAACGCGCTGCCGCGGGATCTGACGTTGCTGTTCGTCGAGCACGACATGAACCTGGTGTTCCGGTTTGCCGAGCGCATCACCGTGCTGGTCGGAGGCAAGGTTCTGACCGAGGGGACGCCGGCCGAGATCTCCGGCGACGAGCGGGTGCGCGAGGTATATCTGGGACGCAGGGGGCATCATGGCGCTGCTTGA
- a CDS encoding branched-chain amino acid ABC transporter permease, which yields MKLLPNGGLGLVLLVAAALASHVLFPFYLGLISSLFILAIFALSYDLLQGYAGVVSLGHAVYFGIGAYTSATLSNHGVNEPVLGLVAALVVSGAVAGILARIVVVGTDLTRLLVTLGIGFLFHEAANKAHWLTGGADGKSDFTVGPVLGLFQFDFLGRTAFFYTLAVLVLVYLLLLRITSSPFGLALRGIRENAGRMPAIGASVSRHLAVTYVMSGAIAGVAGALLTQTSQFASLDMLGFERSAEVVIMTALGGTGSIPGVVLGATAFGYLKDALSALSPKYWHLGIGVVLMVSVFVLPDGIAGSGARLMRLVRRKP from the coding sequence ATGAAGCTGCTTCCCAATGGCGGTCTCGGGCTGGTGTTGCTCGTCGCGGCCGCGCTTGCCAGCCATGTCCTGTTCCCGTTCTATCTCGGACTCATCTCCTCGTTGTTCATCCTGGCGATCTTCGCGCTGTCCTATGATCTGCTTCAGGGCTACGCGGGCGTCGTCTCGCTTGGTCATGCGGTCTATTTCGGTATCGGCGCCTATACCAGCGCGACGCTCAGCAACCATGGTGTGAACGAGCCGGTGCTCGGACTGGTTGCCGCACTGGTCGTCAGTGGCGCTGTCGCCGGTATTCTGGCCCGCATCGTCGTGGTCGGCACCGACCTCACCCGCCTACTGGTCACCCTCGGCATCGGGTTCCTGTTCCATGAGGCGGCCAACAAGGCACACTGGCTGACCGGCGGTGCCGACGGCAAGTCCGACTTCACGGTCGGTCCCGTGCTCGGTCTGTTCCAGTTCGACTTCCTCGGACGGACCGCGTTCTTCTACACGCTGGCGGTTCTTGTGCTGGTCTATCTGCTGCTCTTGCGCATCACCAGTTCTCCATTCGGGCTCGCCCTGCGCGGGATCCGGGAGAATGCCGGGCGCATGCCGGCAATCGGCGCGTCGGTCTCGCGCCATCTCGCTGTCACCTACGTCATGTCCGGCGCCATCGCTGGCGTCGCCGGCGCGCTGCTGACGCAGACGAGCCAGTTCGCCTCGCTCGACATGCTCGGCTTCGAGCGGTCTGCGGAAGTCGTCATCATGACCGCGCTCGGCGGCACCGGCAGCATCCCGGGCGTCGTACTCGGCGCTACCGCTTTCGGCTATCTCAAGGATGCGCTTTCCGCGCTCAGCCCGAAATACTGGCATCTGGGGATCGGCGTCGTCCTCATGGTATCCGTGTTCGTACTGCCCGACGGCATAGCCGGCTCGGGAGCCAGGCTCATGCGGCTCGTCAGGAGGAAGCCTTGA
- a CDS encoding ABC transporter substrate-binding protein, producing MSSRNIRVLASSRRSFLAAASLAGILAVVPSLAAQARDFVVGTVLPLSGTFADQGRHYEDGMKVFQKIHGDTVGDLTVRFVVRDDQGPGSGDLARRLTQELILREKADIIVGYSFTPNAMAAASLLTEAKKPAIVVNAATSSITEKSEYFSRISFTMPQIAGTLGKWAAQSGIKIAYTIVSDYAPGVDAETWFIKSFEENGGKIVGSARTPVAEMEYAPFLQRAMEAKPEALFAFNPGGDVSIAFMKQAGERGVKEAGIKLMVTGDVVDDNLLPAMGNAVDGVISAWHYQADLDNPANARFLAGYREVFGAGAVPSYRSMQGYDAMALIYHALEKTGGKTDTDSLMAAIKGARLDSPRGPIVIDPETRDIVENIYIRRGEMKDGKWANVSFETIEAVRDPAK from the coding sequence ATGTCCAGCAGAAATATCCGTGTCCTGGCGTCGTCCAGACGCAGCTTCCTCGCCGCCGCCTCGCTTGCCGGCATTCTTGCCGTTGTGCCCTCCCTTGCCGCGCAGGCGCGCGACTTCGTGGTCGGCACGGTTCTACCCCTCTCCGGAACCTTCGCGGATCAGGGCCGTCACTACGAGGACGGCATGAAGGTGTTCCAGAAGATCCATGGCGATACCGTTGGCGACCTCACGGTCCGGTTCGTGGTGCGAGACGACCAAGGACCGGGCTCGGGCGATCTCGCCAGGCGTTTGACGCAGGAGCTGATCCTGCGCGAGAAGGCTGACATCATCGTCGGCTACAGCTTCACCCCGAACGCGATGGCAGCCGCGTCCCTCCTGACGGAGGCGAAGAAGCCGGCGATCGTGGTCAATGCCGCGACCTCCAGCATCACGGAAAAGTCGGAGTATTTCTCCCGTATCTCCTTCACCATGCCGCAGATTGCCGGCACGCTGGGCAAATGGGCGGCGCAGAGCGGCATCAAGATCGCCTATACCATCGTGTCCGACTACGCGCCTGGGGTCGACGCGGAGACCTGGTTCATCAAGAGTTTCGAAGAGAACGGCGGCAAGATCGTCGGCTCTGCCAGGACGCCGGTGGCGGAAATGGAATATGCGCCGTTCCTGCAACGCGCCATGGAGGCCAAGCCGGAAGCACTCTTCGCCTTCAACCCCGGCGGCGACGTGTCGATCGCCTTCATGAAACAGGCGGGCGAGCGTGGCGTGAAGGAAGCGGGCATCAAGCTGATGGTGACCGGCGATGTCGTCGACGACAATCTGCTTCCCGCCATGGGCAATGCCGTCGACGGCGTGATTTCGGCCTGGCACTACCAGGCCGACCTCGACAATCCGGCCAACGCCCGTTTCCTGGCCGGATATCGCGAGGTGTTCGGGGCCGGAGCGGTGCCGAGCTACCGGTCGATGCAGGGTTACGACGCTATGGCGCTGATCTACCATGCGCTTGAGAAGACCGGCGGGAAGACCGACACGGACTCGCTGATGGCCGCCATCAAGGGTGCTCGACTCGACAGCCCCCGCGGTCCGATCGTCATCGATCCCGAAACCCGCGACATCGTGGAGAACATCTACATCCGTCGCGGCGAGATGAAGGACGGCAAGTGGGCGAACGTTTCCTTCGAAACGATCGAAGCCGTCAGGGACCCGGCGAAGTAA
- a CDS encoding branched-chain amino acid ABC transporter permease, with protein sequence MTLTTALIAGLVLGGTYALVAMGLTLQYGIARIMNLAYGDMIITAAFAAFVLQGALAVNPILGLALVVPGGFVFAYSVYRLILAPLVRRAPDRGALEVDSILTTFGLLFVVQGVLLVIFGSNYTSYSFLNVPVDVLGAPIAANRLIALVLALVIGLSLYLLLTRTRWGTALRAVAVSPQSAGLVGIDVNRAAAFAFALGGGLAAAGGVVISMYQTFTATGGVVFTMKALIVVIMGGVGNLLGALIAGLLLGVVETLVSTYADPGLTLAATYTIFLVVLLWRPQGLFGRAMR encoded by the coding sequence ATGACCCTCACGACCGCACTCATCGCGGGCCTCGTGCTCGGCGGCACCTATGCGCTCGTCGCCATGGGCCTGACGCTGCAATACGGCATCGCCCGCATCATGAACCTTGCCTACGGCGACATGATCATCACCGCTGCCTTCGCCGCCTTCGTGCTGCAGGGCGCCCTGGCCGTCAACCCGATCCTCGGGCTCGCCCTGGTCGTGCCCGGCGGCTTCGTCTTCGCCTATTCCGTCTATCGGCTGATTCTTGCCCCGCTGGTCCGGCGCGCGCCGGACCGTGGTGCGCTTGAGGTGGATTCCATCCTGACCACCTTCGGCCTGCTGTTCGTCGTGCAAGGCGTGCTGCTGGTGATCTTCGGCAGCAACTACACGAGCTACAGCTTTCTCAACGTACCGGTCGACGTGCTTGGCGCTCCGATCGCCGCCAACCGGCTGATCGCGTTGGTGCTTGCCCTGGTGATCGGCCTGTCCTTGTACCTCCTTCTGACCCGCACCCGCTGGGGTACGGCACTTCGTGCGGTGGCCGTATCGCCGCAATCGGCCGGCCTGGTCGGCATCGATGTCAATCGCGCCGCTGCCTTTGCCTTCGCGCTCGGCGGCGGGCTGGCGGCGGCCGGCGGCGTCGTCATCTCCATGTACCAGACCTTCACGGCGACGGGGGGCGTCGTGTTCACGATGAAGGCGCTGATCGTCGTCATCATGGGTGGCGTCGGAAACCTGCTCGGCGCACTGATCGCGGGTCTGCTGCTCGGGGTGGTCGAGACCCTGGTGTCGACCTATGCCGATCCGGGCCTGACGCTCGCGGCCACCTACACCATCTTCCTGGTCGTGCTCCTGTGGCGGCCCCAGGGACTGTTCGGGCGGGCCATGCGATGA